Proteins encoded by one window of Maliibacterium massiliense:
- a CDS encoding B12-binding domain-containing radical SAM protein, whose product MKNVLLVALNAHYIHASLPVRSLRAAMRAQQLPCRLLERSINDAAMDILCDIAAEAPDLVGFSCYIWNIALVETLCGMLRAALPDVHILLGGPEVSFDAPDVLARVCAADAVLCGEAEQTLPAYVRAWQAGERRPAIDGLCTRSGYATGVRYALVDDLNALPDVYAQERVSPGQMIYYEGSRGCPFCCGYCLSAGSGVRALPIARVKRELARLDDMGVRQVKLVDRTFNADPARARELFAFLIGRKGQTSFHCEVAGHLLDEQTVALLKTAPRGRIRLEVGVQSTNAGTIAQVARRTDFARLSRAVRALAQAGNVPLHLDLIAGLPGEDMPSFARSFDAVMDLGGDVLQLGFLKLLKGSALRARAGAWRCRYSATAPYEVLATDALTFAQLAHLHDVEDMLERYGNAKRAPRALALLRRACFGGSHFALYSALARYWRGQGYGRAGRGEAFLYEVLARFGGDIAQDKEAFLRALALDDYARNRHGAPPAWCPPARDAAQVLRRVRQAYRQGTVADHFPHLARLPGNALARATGHLAMGDDIYIFDYSGACAVPLHLT is encoded by the coding sequence ATGAAAAACGTGCTGCTGGTGGCGCTGAACGCCCACTACATTCACGCGTCGCTCCCGGTGCGCAGCCTGCGGGCCGCCATGCGCGCACAGCAGCTGCCCTGCCGCCTGCTGGAGCGCAGCATCAATGATGCCGCCATGGACATCCTCTGCGATATTGCCGCCGAGGCGCCCGATCTGGTGGGCTTTTCCTGCTACATCTGGAACATTGCGCTGGTGGAGACGCTCTGTGGCATGCTGCGCGCGGCGCTGCCGGATGTGCATATCCTATTGGGCGGACCGGAGGTGAGCTTTGACGCGCCCGACGTGCTTGCGCGCGTGTGCGCAGCGGACGCGGTGCTCTGCGGCGAGGCGGAGCAGACGCTGCCCGCCTACGTGCGAGCGTGGCAGGCGGGGGAGCGCAGGCCCGCGATCGACGGACTGTGCACGCGGTCGGGGTATGCAACGGGCGTGCGTTACGCGCTGGTGGATGATTTGAACGCGCTGCCCGATGTCTACGCCCAAGAGCGCGTCTCGCCCGGGCAGATGATTTATTACGAGGGATCGCGGGGTTGCCCGTTTTGCTGCGGATACTGCCTCTCGGCGGGCAGCGGCGTGCGCGCGCTGCCCATCGCGCGCGTCAAGCGGGAGCTTGCGCGCCTGGACGACATGGGCGTGCGCCAGGTCAAACTGGTGGACCGTACCTTTAACGCCGACCCCGCGCGGGCGCGAGAACTCTTTGCCTTTTTGATCGGCCGAAAGGGGCAAACCTCCTTCCACTGCGAGGTGGCGGGCCATCTGCTCGACGAGCAGACCGTGGCGCTGCTCAAAACCGCGCCCAGGGGACGTATCCGCCTGGAGGTGGGGGTGCAGAGCACCAACGCGGGCACCATTGCGCAGGTGGCGCGCCGCACGGACTTTGCCCGCCTCTCCCGCGCGGTGCGCGCCCTTGCCCAGGCGGGCAACGTGCCGCTGCACCTGGATCTGATCGCGGGGCTGCCCGGCGAGGACATGCCCTCCTTTGCCCGCTCCTTCGACGCGGTGATGGATCTGGGCGGCGACGTGCTGCAGCTGGGCTTTTTAAAACTGCTCAAGGGCAGCGCGCTGCGGGCGCGCGCCGGCGCGTGGCGCTGCCGTTACAGCGCCACGGCCCCCTACGAGGTGCTGGCCACCGATGCCCTGACCTTTGCGCAGCTTGCCCACCTGCACGATGTGGAGGATATGCTCGAGCGCTACGGCAACGCGAAGCGCGCCCCGCGCGCGCTTGCGCTGCTGCGCAGGGCGTGCTTTGGCGGCTCCCACTTCGCGCTCTACAGCGCGCTTGCGCGCTACTGGCGCGGCCAGGGCTACGGCCGCGCAGGCCGCGGGGAGGCGTTCCTTTATGAGGTGCTTGCGCGCTTTGGCGGGGATATTGCACAGGACAAGGAGGCATTTTTGCGGGCGCTGGCGCTGGACGACTACGCGCGTAACCGGCACGGCGCGCCCCCAGCGTGGTGCCCGCCTGCGCGCGACGCGGCCCAGGTGCTGCGACGGGTGCGCCAGGCCTACCGCCAGGGCACGGTAGCCGATCATTTCCCCCATCTGGCGCGCCTGCCCGGCAACGCGCTTGCGCGCGCAACGGGCCATCTGGCCATGGGCGATGATATCTACATTTTTGATTACTCCGGCGCGTGCGCCGTGCCGCTGCATCTTACCTGA
- the kdpC gene encoding potassium-transporting ATPase subunit KdpC: protein MKNTKGVFSRAALFMLLSLVVCGLVYTAVCTGIGQLFFPKQANGSIIEVDGKKYGSALLGQQFADEDHMWGRIMNIDAETYKDENGNPVMYAWASNLSPASPEYEQLVAARVAAIRAAHPEQGDTPIPADLVTCSGSGLDPHISVAAAQYQIPRIARNTGRTEQEVQQIVDRYTTGRFLGIFGEPTVNVLEVNLALEGILS, encoded by the coding sequence ATGAAAAATACAAAAGGGGTTTTCTCCCGCGCGGCGCTGTTTATGCTGCTGAGTCTGGTGGTATGCGGCCTGGTGTACACCGCCGTATGCACCGGCATCGGCCAGCTGTTCTTCCCCAAACAGGCAAACGGCAGCATCATTGAGGTGGACGGCAAAAAGTACGGCAGCGCACTGCTGGGCCAGCAGTTTGCTGACGAGGACCATATGTGGGGACGCATCATGAACATCGATGCAGAGACCTATAAGGATGAAAACGGCAACCCTGTCATGTACGCATGGGCCTCCAACCTGAGCCCCGCCAGCCCTGAGTACGAGCAGCTGGTGGCGGCGCGCGTGGCGGCCATCCGTGCGGCGCATCCTGAGCAGGGGGATACCCCCATCCCGGCGGATCTGGTCACCTGCTCAGGCAGCGGCCTGGACCCCCACATCTCGGTGGCGGCGGCCCAATACCAGATTCCCCGCATCGCCAGAAACACCGGAAGAACCGAGCAGGAGGTGCAGCAGATTGTGGATAGGTATACCACAGGCCGCTTCCTCGGCATCTTCGGGGAGCCTACGGTCAACGTGCTTGAGGTCAACCTGGCGCTGGAGGGCATCCTGTCCTAG
- a CDS encoding sensor histidine kinase KdpD, with protein sequence MCGDGRPDPDKLLEQLEADVPAQPNGTRYGRLKIFFGYAAGVGKTYAMLRAAHDAKAAGADVVVGYVEPHARPETLALLDGLEQLPHLVLRHKNITLREFDLDAALARHPQIMLVDELAHTNAEGCRHTKRYKDIEELRRAGIDVYTTVNVQHIESLNDIIASITGVAVRERIPDEVFDSAEQVELVDIEPEELIARFNQGKVYRAHQAKHALHHFFSMENLVALREIALRRTADRVNRIFERKKQLSARADYFTEEHILICLSPAPSSAKVIRTAARMAGAFHGQFTALFVETPQFAQLCAKDRARLQENIQLAKQLGARVVTVFGDDVALQIAEYARAAGVSKVVLGRSNTKRRLFLAKATFSERLSELAPNLDIYIIPDKMGPAYRRARRSMRLEVQKYFSLGSIFNTLLVLVGSTLLGLWFQHLGFSEANIIMVYILGVVISALVTTGRVYCVAASLLSVLTFNYLFTEPRFTLAAYDKGYPVTFLIMFAVALVIGTLTTRIKEQARISARKAYRTEILLDTSQMLQRAETQQDIIDATAHQMRRLLDKTIVFYPAADGALAAPQVFPREDALQRIDGYIADDERAVAQWVFKNNKHAGATTSTLPGAKCLYLAVRGNAQVFAVVGVAMDDGAVGTYETNLLIAMLGECALALEKVQLNQTKNEIALKAQKEQLRANLLRAISHDLRTPLTSISGNAGVLIGNADTMDAAKKQQLYTDIYDDAMWLINLVENLLSVTRIEDGTMQIHMEGELIAEVVAEALRHVDRKASEHHIAVDIPDDLLLARMDARLIMQVIINIVDNAIKYTPAGSHITVSARRADAFVAVEIADDGDGIPDDAKEKVFDMFYTASNGRGDSRRGLGLGLALCRSIILAHGGQMYVRDNAPHGAVFHFTLQAEEVTIHE encoded by the coding sequence ATGTGTGGCGACGGACGTCCGGATCCGGATAAGCTGCTGGAACAGCTGGAGGCTGACGTGCCCGCCCAGCCCAACGGCACGCGCTATGGCAGGCTGAAGATCTTCTTCGGCTACGCGGCGGGTGTGGGCAAGACATATGCCATGCTGCGCGCCGCGCACGACGCCAAGGCCGCGGGGGCGGACGTGGTGGTGGGCTATGTGGAACCCCACGCGCGCCCCGAGACGCTGGCGCTGCTCGACGGCTTGGAGCAGCTGCCCCACCTTGTGTTGCGCCATAAGAATATCACGCTGCGCGAATTTGACCTGGACGCGGCGCTGGCACGCCACCCGCAGATCATGCTGGTGGATGAGCTTGCGCACACCAACGCCGAGGGCTGCCGCCATACCAAGCGCTACAAGGATATTGAGGAGCTGCGCAGGGCGGGCATCGACGTCTACACCACCGTCAACGTCCAGCACATCGAGAGCCTCAACGATATCATCGCCTCCATCACGGGTGTGGCCGTGCGCGAGCGCATCCCCGACGAGGTGTTTGACAGCGCCGAGCAGGTGGAGCTGGTGGATATCGAGCCCGAGGAGCTCATCGCGCGCTTCAACCAGGGCAAGGTATACCGCGCGCATCAGGCCAAGCACGCGCTGCACCACTTCTTCAGCATGGAAAACCTGGTGGCGCTGCGCGAGATCGCGCTGCGGCGCACCGCGGACCGCGTCAACCGCATCTTTGAGCGCAAAAAGCAGCTCTCGGCCAGGGCGGACTACTTTACCGAGGAGCACATCCTCATCTGCCTGTCGCCCGCGCCCTCCAGCGCCAAGGTCATCCGCACCGCAGCGCGCATGGCCGGCGCCTTCCACGGACAGTTTACGGCGCTGTTTGTGGAGACGCCGCAGTTTGCCCAGCTCTGCGCAAAAGACCGCGCCCGCCTGCAGGAGAACATTCAGCTGGCCAAGCAGCTGGGCGCCAGGGTGGTCACCGTGTTCGGCGACGACGTGGCCCTGCAGATTGCAGAGTACGCGCGCGCGGCGGGCGTATCAAAGGTGGTGCTGGGCCGCAGCAACACCAAGCGGCGCCTGTTCTTGGCCAAGGCCACCTTCTCCGAGCGCTTGAGCGAGCTTGCACCCAACCTGGATATCTACATCATCCCCGATAAGATGGGGCCGGCCTACCGGCGTGCCCGGCGCAGCATGCGCCTGGAGGTGCAGAAGTACTTTTCCCTTGGGAGCATCTTCAACACCCTGTTGGTGCTGGTGGGCAGTACGCTGCTGGGCCTGTGGTTCCAGCATTTGGGCTTTTCCGAGGCCAACATCATCATGGTGTATATCTTGGGGGTGGTGATCAGCGCCCTGGTGACCACGGGCCGCGTCTACTGCGTGGCCGCCTCGCTTTTGAGCGTGCTCACCTTCAATTACCTCTTTACCGAGCCACGCTTTACCCTGGCCGCGTACGACAAGGGATATCCGGTGACGTTTTTGATCATGTTCGCCGTGGCGCTTGTGATCGGCACGCTCACCACGCGCATCAAGGAGCAGGCCCGCATCAGCGCCCGCAAGGCCTACCGCACGGAGATTCTGCTGGATACCAGCCAGATGCTCCAGCGCGCAGAGACGCAGCAGGACATCATCGACGCAACGGCCCACCAGATGCGCCGCCTGCTGGATAAGACCATCGTGTTCTATCCCGCTGCGGACGGTGCGCTGGCGGCCCCGCAGGTGTTCCCGCGCGAGGATGCGCTCCAGCGCATCGACGGCTACATCGCCGACGACGAGCGCGCCGTGGCCCAGTGGGTGTTTAAAAACAACAAACACGCCGGCGCTACCACCAGCACCCTGCCCGGTGCCAAGTGCCTCTACCTTGCGGTGCGGGGCAATGCGCAGGTGTTCGCGGTGGTGGGCGTGGCCATGGACGACGGGGCGGTGGGTACCTATGAAACCAACCTGCTCATTGCCATGCTGGGGGAGTGCGCGCTGGCGCTGGAGAAGGTGCAGCTCAACCAGACCAAGAACGAAATCGCGCTCAAGGCGCAGAAGGAACAGCTGCGCGCCAACCTGCTGCGCGCCATCTCGCATGATCTGCGCACCCCGCTTACCAGCATCTCGGGCAACGCGGGCGTGCTTATCGGCAACGCCGATACCATGGACGCGGCCAAAAAGCAGCAGCTCTACACCGATATCTACGATGACGCGATGTGGCTGATCAATCTGGTGGAAAACCTGCTCTCGGTCACCCGCATCGAGGACGGCACCATGCAGATCCACATGGAGGGTGAGCTTATCGCCGAGGTGGTGGCAGAGGCGCTGCGCCACGTTGACCGCAAGGCGAGCGAGCACCATATCGCGGTGGATATCCCCGACGACCTGCTGCTGGCGCGGATGGACGCCCGCTTGATCATGCAGGTGATCATCAACATCGTAGACAATGCGATCAAATACACGCCCGCCGGCTCCCACATCACCGTATCGGCCCGGCGCGCGGACGCGTTTGTGGCGGTGGAGATCGCAGACGACGGCGACGGCATCCCCGATGACGCCAAGGAAAAGGTTTTTGATATGTTTTACACAGCCAGCAATGGCAGGGGGGACAGCCGGCGCGGCCTGGGATTGGGCCTTGCGCTGTGCCGTTCCATCATACTTGCCCACGGCGGGCAGATGTACGTGCGCGACAACGCGCCTCACGGCGCTGTGTTTCACTTTACGCTGCAAGCGGAGGAGGTAACCATCCATGAATAA
- a CDS encoding peptidylprolyl isomerase, translating into MELDNGDRVEMELYPAVAPESVCNFIHLANQGFYDGLIFHRVIDGFMIQGGCPEGSGMGGPGWRIRGEFEANGFANSLKHTDGVLSMARSAHPDSAGSQFFIMVAPAPHLDGQYAAFGKVVSGMNAVYAIAKLPTDFRDRPAEPPVIQKMRVDTFGVVYPEPEKLK; encoded by the coding sequence ATGGAGCTGGACAACGGGGATCGTGTGGAGATGGAGCTCTATCCCGCCGTCGCGCCCGAGTCGGTGTGCAACTTCATCCATCTGGCCAATCAGGGCTTTTACGATGGACTGATCTTCCACCGCGTGATCGACGGCTTTATGATCCAGGGCGGATGCCCTGAGGGCAGCGGCATGGGCGGCCCGGGCTGGCGCATCCGCGGCGAGTTTGAGGCAAACGGCTTTGCCAACAGCCTCAAGCATACCGATGGCGTGCTCTCCATGGCCCGCAGCGCGCACCCCGATTCGGCAGGCTCCCAGTTTTTCATCATGGTCGCGCCCGCCCCGCACCTGGACGGCCAGTACGCCGCCTTCGGCAAGGTGGTCTCGGGCATGAACGCGGTGTACGCCATCGCCAAGCTGCCCACCGACTTCCGGGACCGGCCCGCAGAGCCCCCCGTCATCCAGAAGATGCGGGTGGATACCTTCGGCGTGGTGTATCCGGAGCCGGAAAAGCTCAAGTAA
- the kdpB gene encoding potassium-transporting ATPase subunit KdpB, with protein sequence MSSNNKSAFVDRAMVMRAIKDSFIKLRPQTQAKNPVMLLVYISAILISILYIVSFFGLKDAPSGYMLGIAVILWFTVLFANFAEAIAEGRGKAQADALRASKRDVEAHKIPSVDRVEEITIVPSAKLAKGDIVIVRAGEQIPGDGEVIDGAASVDESAITGESAPVIRESGGDRSAVTGGTTVISDWLVIRITSEAGESFLDKMIAMVEGANRKKTPNELALQILLVTFSIIFLLVTVSLYAYSAFSADQAGMANPTSVTTLVALLVCLAPTTIGALLSAIGIAGMSRLNQANVLAMSGRAIEAAGDVDVLLLDKTGTITLGNRQAAAFVPVDGTDARELADAAQLSSLADETPEGRSVVVLAKEQFNLRGRSVNDLHMTFIPFTAKTRMSGVDFQGSEIRKGAAEAIRAYVEADGQRFSAQCEDVVRRISDQGGTPLVVAKNHKVLGVIHLKDIIKQGVQEKFADLRRMGIKTIMITGDNPRTAAAIAAEAGVDDFLAEATPEGKLELIRDYQAKGHMVAMTGDGTNDAPALAQADVAVAMNTGTQAAKEAGNMVDLDSSPTKLIDIVRIGKQLLMTRGSLTTFSIANDLAKYFAIIPAMFMGLYPGLAALNIMGLHSAQSAVFSAIIFNALIIIALIPLALRGVKYREVPAGKLLTRNLLVYGLGGIAVPFICIKLIDMLIVAIGLVA encoded by the coding sequence ATGTCATCCAACAATAAAAGCGCCTTCGTGGATAGGGCCATGGTGATGCGCGCGATTAAGGATTCCTTTATCAAGCTCAGGCCCCAAACGCAGGCAAAAAACCCGGTGATGCTGCTTGTATATATCTCCGCGATACTCATCAGCATCCTCTACATCGTCTCCTTTTTCGGCCTGAAGGACGCGCCCAGCGGCTACATGCTGGGCATCGCGGTCATCCTGTGGTTCACGGTGCTGTTCGCAAATTTTGCCGAGGCCATTGCCGAGGGGCGCGGCAAAGCGCAGGCCGACGCGCTGCGCGCCTCCAAGCGGGACGTGGAGGCCCATAAGATCCCTTCAGTGGATCGTGTGGAGGAGATCACCATCGTGCCCTCGGCGAAGCTTGCCAAAGGCGATATCGTGATCGTGCGCGCCGGCGAACAGATCCCCGGCGACGGCGAGGTGATCGACGGCGCGGCCTCGGTGGATGAGAGCGCCATCACCGGTGAATCCGCCCCCGTCATCCGGGAAAGCGGCGGCGACCGCAGCGCGGTCACGGGCGGCACCACCGTCATCTCCGACTGGCTGGTGATCCGCATCACCAGCGAGGCGGGCGAAAGCTTTTTAGATAAAATGATCGCCATGGTGGAGGGCGCCAACCGCAAAAAGACGCCTAACGAGCTGGCGCTGCAGATTCTGCTGGTCACGTTCTCCATCATCTTCCTGCTGGTCACCGTCTCGCTGTACGCCTACTCGGCGTTCTCCGCGGATCAGGCGGGCATGGCCAACCCCACCAGCGTAACCACGCTGGTGGCGCTGCTGGTGTGCCTTGCGCCCACCACCATCGGCGCGCTACTCTCGGCCATCGGCATTGCGGGCATGAGCCGCTTGAATCAGGCCAACGTGCTGGCCATGAGCGGCCGCGCCATCGAGGCGGCGGGGGACGTGGACGTGCTGCTGCTGGATAAGACGGGTACCATCACACTGGGCAACCGCCAGGCGGCCGCCTTTGTACCGGTGGATGGAACTGACGCGCGCGAATTGGCCGACGCGGCGCAGCTCTCTTCCCTTGCCGACGAGACGCCCGAGGGGCGCAGCGTGGTGGTGCTGGCCAAGGAGCAGTTCAACCTGCGCGGCCGCAGTGTCAATGATTTGCATATGACGTTCATCCCCTTTACAGCCAAAACGCGCATGAGCGGCGTGGACTTTCAGGGAAGCGAGATCCGCAAGGGCGCCGCCGAGGCCATCCGCGCCTACGTGGAAGCGGACGGCCAGCGCTTCAGCGCGCAGTGCGAGGACGTGGTGCGGCGGATATCCGACCAGGGCGGCACGCCCCTGGTGGTGGCAAAAAACCACAAGGTGCTGGGCGTCATCCATCTGAAGGATATCATCAAGCAGGGTGTGCAAGAGAAGTTTGCCGACCTGCGCAGGATGGGCATCAAGACCATCATGATCACGGGCGATAATCCGCGCACCGCCGCGGCCATCGCCGCCGAGGCGGGCGTGGACGACTTCCTTGCCGAGGCCACGCCCGAGGGCAAGCTGGAACTGATTCGCGATTATCAGGCCAAAGGGCACATGGTGGCCATGACGGGCGACGGCACCAACGATGCGCCCGCCCTGGCGCAGGCGGACGTAGCCGTGGCCATGAACACCGGCACCCAGGCCGCCAAGGAGGCGGGCAATATGGTGGATTTGGATTCCTCTCCCACCAAGCTAATCGACATCGTACGCATCGGTAAGCAGCTGCTCATGACCCGAGGCAGCCTGACTACCTTCAGCATCGCAAACGATTTGGCGAAGTATTTCGCCATTATCCCCGCGATGTTCATGGGCCTCTACCCGGGCCTTGCGGCGCTCAACATCATGGGCCTGCACTCGGCACAGAGCGCGGTGTTCTCGGCGATCATCTTCAACGCCCTGATCATCATCGCGCTGATTCCCCTGGCGCTGCGTGGCGTGAAATACCGCGAGGTGCCCGCCGGCAAGCTGCTCACGCGCAACCTGCTCGTCTACGGACTGGGCGGCATCGCGGTGCCCTTTATCTGTATCAAACTGATCGACATGCTTATCGTGGCCATCGGCCTTGTGGCATAG
- a CDS encoding potassium-transporting ATPase subunit F gives MDIMIGIIGVIAVAVLVYLSAVLLRGDRQ, from the coding sequence ATGGACATTATGATTGGCATCATCGGCGTAATCGCCGTAGCTGTGCTCGTGTACCTGAGCGCAGTGCTACTGAGAGGTGACAGGCAGTGA
- the kdpA gene encoding potassium-transporting ATPase subunit KdpA, with protein sequence MTTQTILQYALYLIILVLLAIPLGRYIGKVMNGEKTFLSKLLRPCEHGVYRLMHIQEDEQMHWKRYLACVLWFNAIGLVVLFLILMLQKFLPFNPQGYDGMSWHLSFNTASSFVTNTNWQAYNGEAALGYFAQFMGLTVQNFVSAATGIAVLFALIRGFVKVKGGGLGSFWVDMTRIVLYILLPLSLIVTTVLISQGVVQNFKPYETVELVEPIVLEDGTSVTQQIVPMGPGASQIAIKQLGTNGGGFNGTNSAHPLENPTPFSNLFEMISLLLIPAALCFTFGRNIKDKRQGKAIFLAMFIMLVIGLGVIAVNEQAGTPQLAQNGAVNIQATAEQAGGNMEGKEARFGIATSATWASYTTAASNGSVNSMHDSYTPIGGLVTMLQMQLGEVIFGGTGCGLYGMLAFAIMAVFIAGLMVGRTPEYLGKKIEPYEMKMACIVCLATPVAILIGSGIAALLPTTAESLNNAGAHGFSELLYAFSSAGGNNGSAFAGFNANTPFFNVSLGLVMLFVRFVPIIGTMAIAGSMVKKKRLATTAGTLSTCNGLFVFLLIFIVLLIGALSFFPALSLGPIAEHFQMIG encoded by the coding sequence GTGACGACACAGACAATATTGCAATACGCATTGTATCTTATCATTTTGGTGCTGCTGGCTATCCCGCTTGGCAGATACATCGGCAAGGTCATGAACGGGGAGAAGACGTTTTTAAGTAAGCTGCTCCGCCCCTGCGAGCATGGCGTCTACAGGCTGATGCACATCCAGGAGGATGAGCAGATGCACTGGAAGCGCTACCTGGCCTGCGTGCTGTGGTTCAACGCCATCGGCCTGGTGGTGCTGTTTCTGATATTGATGCTGCAGAAGTTCCTGCCCTTCAACCCCCAGGGGTACGATGGCATGAGCTGGCATCTGTCGTTTAACACAGCGTCCAGCTTCGTCACCAACACCAACTGGCAGGCATACAACGGCGAGGCAGCGCTGGGCTACTTTGCGCAGTTTATGGGCCTGACGGTGCAGAACTTTGTATCCGCCGCCACGGGCATCGCGGTGCTGTTCGCGCTGATCCGCGGCTTTGTCAAGGTCAAGGGCGGAGGGCTGGGCAGCTTCTGGGTGGATATGACCCGCATCGTGCTCTACATCCTGCTGCCCCTCTCGCTCATCGTCACCACCGTGCTGATTTCCCAGGGCGTGGTGCAGAACTTCAAACCCTATGAGACGGTGGAACTGGTGGAGCCCATCGTGCTGGAGGACGGGACATCCGTCACGCAGCAGATCGTGCCCATGGGCCCGGGCGCAAGCCAGATCGCCATCAAGCAGCTGGGTACCAACGGCGGCGGATTCAACGGCACCAACTCGGCGCATCCGCTGGAGAACCCCACGCCGTTTTCCAACCTGTTTGAGATGATTTCGCTGCTGCTGATCCCCGCGGCGCTGTGCTTTACCTTTGGCAGGAACATTAAGGATAAGCGGCAGGGCAAGGCCATATTCCTTGCCATGTTTATCATGCTGGTGATCGGTTTGGGCGTCATCGCCGTGAATGAACAGGCGGGCACCCCGCAGCTGGCGCAAAACGGCGCGGTCAACATCCAGGCCACAGCCGAGCAGGCGGGCGGCAACATGGAGGGTAAGGAGGCGCGCTTTGGCATCGCGACCTCCGCCACCTGGGCTTCCTATACCACAGCCGCGTCCAACGGTTCGGTCAACTCCATGCACGACAGCTACACGCCCATCGGCGGGCTTGTCACCATGCTGCAGATGCAGCTGGGCGAGGTGATCTTCGGCGGCACGGGCTGCGGCCTCTACGGCATGCTGGCGTTTGCCATCATGGCGGTGTTCATTGCGGGGCTCATGGTGGGCAGAACGCCCGAGTACCTGGGCAAGAAGATCGAGCCCTACGAGATGAAGATGGCCTGCATCGTCTGCCTGGCCACGCCCGTGGCTATCCTGATCGGCAGCGGCATCGCCGCGCTGCTGCCCACCACGGCCGAGAGCCTCAACAACGCCGGCGCGCATGGGTTCTCCGAACTGCTCTACGCGTTCTCTTCAGCGGGCGGCAACAACGGCTCCGCGTTTGCGGGGTTTAACGCAAACACGCCGTTTTTCAACGTCAGCCTGGGCCTGGTGATGCTGTTTGTGCGCTTTGTGCCCATCATCGGCACCATGGCCATCGCGGGCAGCATGGTGAAAAAGAAACGACTCGCCACCACGGCGGGCACCCTTTCCACCTGCAACGGACTGTTCGTGTTCCTGCTGATCTTCATCGTGCTGCTTATCGGCGCGCTGAGCTTCTTCCCGGCGCTGTCGCTGGGGCCCATCGCGGAACACTTCCAGATGATCGGTTAG
- a CDS encoding regulatory protein RecX, protein MAFSRGKKPVDPAECTYERGIAKALSLLEYRWRTRQEMQRALAQRGYSQEVVQQVLSQLEAWGYLDDARFAEQFVRGRLERGDGARMRLRQSLGQKGVPDDVLREALDQIPPEKERALALAQARKLWRRYDKEAPRVRAQKTAQALARKGYPWPVASDALRALARECQQDGLLEDLSE, encoded by the coding sequence ATGGCCTTTTCGCGGGGGAAAAAGCCGGTGGATCCGGCGGAGTGTACCTACGAGCGGGGCATTGCCAAGGCGCTTTCTCTGCTGGAGTACCGCTGGCGCACCCGCCAGGAGATGCAGCGCGCGCTGGCGCAGCGCGGCTACAGCCAGGAGGTTGTGCAACAGGTGCTCTCCCAGCTGGAGGCGTGGGGGTACTTAGACGACGCGCGCTTCGCTGAGCAGTTTGTGCGGGGGCGCCTGGAGCGGGGGGACGGCGCGCGCATGCGCCTGCGTCAGAGCCTGGGGCAAAAGGGCGTGCCGGACGATGTGCTGCGCGAGGCCCTGGACCAGATTCCGCCTGAAAAAGAGCGCGCGCTTGCCCTGGCGCAGGCGCGTAAGCTGTGGCGGCGCTATGATAAAGAGGCGCCGCGCGTGCGTGCGCAAAAGACCGCCCAGGCGCTGGCGCGCAAGGGTTATCCGTGGCCCGTTGCCTCGGACGCGCTGCGCGCGCTGGCGCGTGAATGCCAGCAGGACGGCCTGCTGGAGGATCTGTCCGAATAA
- the rbr gene encoding rubrerythrin, with protein sequence MELKGSKTEANLLAAFAGESQARNKYTFYASKARKEGYVQIAKLFEETAGNEKEHAEIWFKLLHDGIADTATNLKDGAAGENYEWTEMYAGFAKTAKEEGFDRIAYLFEAVGRIEKEHEERYLALLKNVEDKTVFEKDEEVVWICSNCGHIHVGKEAPEKCPVCDHPQAYFQLRVKNY encoded by the coding sequence ATGGAATTGAAAGGCTCAAAAACCGAAGCGAACTTGCTGGCTGCGTTTGCCGGTGAATCTCAGGCCCGCAACAAATATACCTTCTATGCCTCCAAAGCGCGCAAGGAGGGCTATGTACAGATTGCCAAACTCTTTGAGGAGACCGCAGGCAACGAAAAAGAGCACGCGGAAATCTGGTTTAAGCTGCTGCATGACGGCATCGCCGATACGGCGACCAACTTAAAGGACGGCGCCGCGGGCGAGAATTACGAGTGGACCGAGATGTACGCGGGCTTTGCCAAAACCGCCAAGGAAGAGGGCTTTGACCGCATCGCCTACCTCTTTGAGGCTGTGGGCCGCATCGAAAAAGAGCATGAGGAGCGCTATCTTGCGCTGCTGAAAAACGTGGAGGATAAAACCGTATTTGAGAAGGACGAGGAAGTCGTCTGGATCTGCAGCAACTGCGGCCACATCCATGTGGGCAAGGAAGCGCCTGAGAAATGCCCGGTGTGCGACCATCCGCAGGCATACTTCCAGCTGCGCGTGAAGAACTACTAA